The Streptomyces sp. NBC_01268 genome window below encodes:
- a CDS encoding Lrp/AsnC family transcriptional regulator, translated as MAIDHLDGRLIVLLAEEPRIGVLEASRRLGVARGTVQARLDRLQSNGVVRGFGPQVDPAALGYPVTAFATLEIKQGQGADVREHLATVPEVLELHTTTGHGDMLCRLVARSNADLQRVIDRVVGFDGIVRASTAIVMENPVPLRIIPLVEQAAKDDAGR; from the coding sequence ATGGCGATCGATCATCTGGACGGGCGTCTGATCGTGCTCCTCGCCGAGGAACCCCGGATCGGGGTCCTGGAGGCCTCGCGGCGTCTCGGCGTGGCCCGCGGCACGGTCCAGGCACGGCTCGACCGGCTCCAGTCGAACGGGGTCGTCCGCGGCTTCGGCCCCCAGGTCGACCCGGCGGCCCTCGGCTACCCGGTCACGGCCTTCGCGACCCTGGAGATCAAGCAGGGCCAGGGCGCGGACGTACGGGAGCACCTGGCGACCGTCCCGGAGGTCCTGGAGCTGCACACGACCACCGGCCACGGGGACATGCTGTGCCGGCTGGTGGCCCGCTCCAACGCGGACCTCCAGCGGGTGATCGACCGGGTCGTCGGCTTCGACGGCATCGTCCGCGCGTCCACGGCGATCGTCATGGAGAACCCGGTCCCGCTGCGCATCATCCCGCTGGTGGAGCAGGCCGCGAAGGACGACGCCGGGCGGTGA
- a CDS encoding ArsR/SmtB family transcription factor translates to MPEKPEPEHAPEAPAPDEKPASRVLDPRSLRGLAHPLRIQLLRALRHHGPATASQLAERLGESSGATSYHLRQLAAHGFVEDDPELGKGRERWWKAAAQGTTLDEALYENPDPEVQGAVEVYLHEIATIHTQELSTYLGTRHQWAEAWLGASDMSDFTLHLPPERLRELDARLHALINEYRDTEDREAPGSQRVRMHLHAFPQHGEN, encoded by the coding sequence ATGCCCGAGAAGCCCGAGCCGGAGCACGCCCCCGAGGCGCCCGCCCCCGACGAGAAGCCCGCCAGCAGGGTGCTCGACCCGCGCTCCCTGCGCGGACTCGCCCACCCGCTGCGCATCCAGCTGCTGCGCGCCCTGCGCCACCACGGCCCCGCCACCGCCTCCCAGCTCGCCGAGCGGCTCGGGGAGTCCAGCGGCGCCACCAGCTACCACCTGCGCCAGCTCGCCGCCCACGGCTTCGTCGAGGACGACCCGGAGCTCGGCAAGGGTCGCGAGCGCTGGTGGAAGGCGGCCGCCCAGGGCACGACCCTCGACGAGGCGCTGTACGAGAACCCGGACCCGGAGGTCCAGGGTGCCGTCGAGGTCTACCTCCACGAGATAGCGACCATCCACACCCAGGAGCTCAGCACCTACCTGGGCACCCGGCACCAGTGGGCCGAGGCGTGGCTCGGCGCCTCCGACATGAGCGACTTCACGCTCCACCTGCCCCCGGAGCGGCTGCGCGAGCTCGACGCGCGGCTGCACGCCCTCATCAACGAGTACCGGGACACCGAGGACCGCGAGGCCCCCGGCAGCCAGCGCGTCCGGATGCACCTCCACGCCTTCCCCCAGCACGGCGAGAACTGA
- a CDS encoding MFS transporter, producing MRSRTPLATVLAANAISISGNSLTLIGVPWFALETTGSPGKAGVVAFFAAVPVVLSAICGGPVIDRIGRRRVSIASDLVCALALAAIPLLNRAGVLEFWMLCALMGVTGLFHAPGETARHVLIPDLARHAGTPLPRAASLYDAVSRGARMTGAALAGLLVALIGADTVLYVDAATFGLSALLVVVGLRGIPSAEPLRDAPPLSLATYRSDLRAGYSFLLRTPLLLGINLMVMVTNGLGQSWNAVLLPVHAREELGGSAAIGLLVAVFGGCALLGALLYGTVGHRFPRRPVLAVGFLLAGAPSYLVAALTDTTPPLLVTMALGGLGAGVLNPILSTVFYETVPEDLRSRVGGASTAGVLLTTPLGGLAAGYLIERTGITTALLTFGTLYFLATLAPLVLPSWRAMDRPSGPAEVSSSEPSTPAPAPGPAGTTPRR from the coding sequence GTGCGATCGCGCACACCACTGGCCACCGTCCTGGCGGCCAACGCCATCTCCATCAGCGGCAATTCACTCACCCTCATCGGCGTCCCCTGGTTCGCCCTGGAGACCACCGGAAGCCCCGGCAAGGCCGGTGTGGTCGCGTTCTTCGCCGCCGTCCCCGTCGTCCTCTCCGCGATCTGCGGCGGCCCCGTGATCGACCGGATCGGACGCCGCCGGGTCTCCATCGCCTCGGACCTCGTCTGCGCCCTCGCGCTCGCCGCGATCCCGCTGCTCAACCGGGCCGGAGTGCTGGAGTTCTGGATGCTGTGCGCCCTGATGGGCGTCACCGGCCTCTTCCACGCGCCCGGCGAGACCGCCCGCCACGTCCTCATCCCCGACCTCGCGCGCCACGCCGGCACCCCGCTGCCCCGGGCGGCCAGCCTCTACGACGCCGTCTCCCGCGGCGCCCGCATGACCGGCGCCGCCCTCGCCGGCCTGCTCGTCGCCCTCATCGGCGCGGACACCGTCCTGTACGTGGACGCCGCCACCTTCGGCCTCTCGGCCCTGCTCGTCGTCGTCGGGCTCCGCGGCATACCCTCCGCCGAACCGCTCCGCGACGCGCCCCCGCTCTCCCTCGCCACCTACCGCTCCGACCTGCGCGCGGGCTACTCGTTCCTGCTGCGCACCCCGCTGCTGCTCGGCATCAACCTGATGGTGATGGTCACCAACGGCCTAGGCCAGAGCTGGAACGCGGTCCTGCTCCCCGTGCACGCCCGCGAGGAGCTCGGCGGCTCGGCCGCCATCGGCCTGCTCGTCGCCGTCTTCGGCGGCTGCGCCCTGCTCGGCGCGCTGCTGTACGGGACGGTGGGCCACCGCTTCCCGCGCCGCCCGGTCCTCGCCGTCGGCTTCCTGCTCGCCGGAGCCCCCTCGTACCTGGTCGCGGCCCTCACGGACACCACCCCGCCGCTGCTCGTGACGATGGCGCTCGGCGGACTCGGCGCCGGGGTGCTCAACCCGATCCTCTCCACGGTCTTCTACGAGACCGTCCCGGAGGACCTGCGCTCCCGCGTCGGCGGCGCGAGCACGGCCGGCGTGCTGCTCACCACCCCGCTCGGCGGCCTCGCGGCCGGCTACCTGATCGAGCGGACCGGCATCACCACGGCCCTGCTCACCTTCGGCACGCTCTACTTCCTGGCCACGCTCGCGCCGCTGGTCCTCCCGTCCTGGCGGGCGATGGACCGCCCGTCCGGGCCGGCGGAGGTCAGCAGCTCGGAACCTTCGACTCCTGCCCCTGCTCCAGGGCCCGCAGGGACGACACCGCGTCGCTGA
- a CDS encoding S16 family serine protease, whose translation MFSSLSRRRALALCAVPVVALFAVAGLAPLPFSIAQPGTTADVLGKDKGREVITVSGVPVRATDGELRMTTILATGPSEDIDLAEVADAWFRTDRAVLPRESVYPSGKSDKEIEERNLGQMKESQDAASLAALGYLKLDPKKVKVDLHLADVGGPSAGLLFSLGIVDKIDGNGDGGDLTGGRTVAGTGTITPDGMVGAVGGVSLKTQAAARDGATVFLVPKDECSQAKAELPKGLRLVPVTALSDAVSSLRALEQGQESKVPSC comes from the coding sequence GTGTTCTCCAGTCTCTCGCGTCGTCGTGCGCTCGCGCTCTGTGCCGTCCCCGTCGTCGCGCTCTTCGCCGTCGCCGGGCTCGCGCCGCTGCCGTTCTCCATCGCGCAGCCCGGAACGACCGCCGACGTCCTCGGCAAGGACAAGGGCCGCGAGGTGATCACCGTCAGCGGCGTCCCGGTCCGGGCGACCGACGGGGAGCTGAGGATGACGACGATCCTGGCGACCGGCCCCTCGGAGGACATCGACCTCGCGGAGGTCGCCGACGCCTGGTTCCGCACGGACCGGGCCGTGCTGCCGCGGGAGTCGGTCTACCCGTCGGGCAAGTCCGACAAGGAGATCGAGGAGCGCAACCTCGGGCAGATGAAGGAGTCGCAGGACGCGGCCTCCCTCGCCGCCCTCGGCTACCTGAAGCTGGACCCGAAGAAGGTCAAGGTCGATCTGCACCTCGCCGACGTCGGCGGGCCCAGCGCGGGGCTGTTGTTCTCCCTCGGCATCGTCGACAAGATCGACGGGAACGGCGACGGCGGCGACCTCACCGGCGGCCGGACCGTCGCCGGTACGGGCACGATCACGCCCGACGGCATGGTCGGCGCGGTCGGCGGGGTCTCGCTGAAGACGCAGGCCGCCGCACGGGACGGGGCCACCGTCTTCCTCGTGCCCAAGGACGAGTGCTCCCAGGCGAAGGCCGAGCTCCCGAAGGGGCTGCGCCTGGTGCCGGTGACCGCGCTCAGCGACGCGGTGTCGTCCCTGCGGGCCCTGGAGCAGGGGCAGGAGTCGAAGGTTCCGAGCTGCTGA
- a CDS encoding IclR family transcriptional regulator: MTAETSQTLDRGLRVLKLLADTDHGLTVTELSNRLGVNRTVVYRLLATLEQHALVRRDLGGRARVGLGVLRLGRQVHPLVREAALPALRSLAEDIGATAHLTLVDGAEALAVAVVEPTWTDYHVAYRAGFRHALDRGAAGRAILAARLGELIEPGFTLTHGELEAGASGAAAPLVGVTGIEGSVGVVMLSDAVPERVGPRVVDAAREVADALR; this comes from the coding sequence GTGACCGCGGAGACCTCCCAGACGCTCGACCGGGGACTCAGAGTCCTCAAACTGCTCGCCGACACCGACCACGGCCTGACCGTCACCGAGTTGTCCAACCGACTCGGCGTCAACCGGACCGTCGTCTACCGTCTGCTCGCCACGCTCGAACAGCACGCCCTCGTCCGCCGCGACCTGGGTGGCCGCGCCCGGGTGGGGCTCGGCGTGCTGCGACTCGGCCGCCAGGTGCATCCGCTGGTGCGGGAGGCCGCGCTGCCCGCGCTGCGCTCGCTCGCGGAGGACATCGGCGCGACGGCCCACCTGACGCTCGTCGACGGGGCCGAAGCGCTCGCCGTCGCCGTCGTCGAACCGACCTGGACCGACTACCACGTCGCCTACCGGGCCGGCTTCCGCCACGCGCTGGACCGCGGGGCGGCCGGGCGCGCCATCCTCGCCGCCCGGCTGGGCGAGCTCATCGAGCCGGGCTTCACCCTCACCCACGGCGAGCTGGAGGCCGGGGCCAGCGGGGCCGCCGCGCCGCTCGTCGGGGTCACCGGGATCGAAGGCAGTGTCGGCGTCGTCATGCTCTCGGACGCCGTGCCGGAGCGGGTCGGACCGCGCGTCGTGGACGCGGCCCGGGAGGTCGCCGACGCGCTGCGCTAG
- a CDS encoding DEAD/DEAH box helicase, with the protein MTTTASSSHHLSPAFPGRAPWGTAGKLRAWQQGAMEKYLQDQPRDFLAVATPGAGKTTFALTLASWLLHHHVVQQITVVAPTEHLKKQWAAAAARIGIKLDPDYSAGPLSKEYDGVAITYAGVGVRPMLHRNRCEQRKTLVILDEIHHAGDSKSWGEACLEAFEPATRRLALTGTPFRSDTNPIPFVTYEEGNDGIRRSSADYTYGYGNALGDGVVRPVIFLSYSGNMRWRTKAGDEVAARLGEPMTKDAVSQAWRTALDPRGDWMPNVLRAADQRLTEVRKSIPDAGGLVIASDQDSARSYAKLIREITGTKATVVLSDDAGASGRIDEYSENTSRWMVAVRMVSEGVDVPRLAVGVYATTISTPLFFAQAVGRFVRSRRRGETASVFLPTIPSLLGFATEMEVERDHVLDRPKKEGEEDPYAESEKELAEAEKQQDEDTGEQDMLPFEALESDAVFDRVLYNAAEFGMQAHPGSEEEQDYLGIPGLLEPDQVQLLLQKRQARQIAHSRKKPDTEADLLELPAERRPVVSHKELLELRKQLNTMVGAYVHQSGKPHGVIHTELRRVCGGPPSAEATAGQIRERIKKVQEWATRMR; encoded by the coding sequence GTGACTACTACCGCCTCCTCCTCCCATCACCTTTCTCCCGCCTTCCCCGGCCGGGCCCCCTGGGGCACCGCAGGCAAGCTGCGAGCCTGGCAGCAGGGCGCGATGGAGAAGTACCTCCAGGATCAGCCCCGTGACTTCCTCGCGGTCGCCACGCCGGGCGCCGGCAAGACCACCTTCGCCCTGACCCTCGCGTCCTGGCTGCTGCACCACCACGTGGTGCAGCAGATCACCGTCGTCGCGCCCACCGAGCACCTGAAGAAGCAGTGGGCCGCCGCCGCCGCGCGGATAGGGATCAAGCTGGACCCGGACTACAGCGCCGGGCCGCTCAGCAAGGAGTACGACGGGGTCGCCATCACCTACGCCGGTGTCGGTGTGCGGCCCATGCTGCACCGCAACCGCTGCGAGCAGCGCAAGACCCTCGTCATCCTCGACGAGATCCACCACGCCGGAGACTCCAAGTCCTGGGGCGAGGCCTGCCTGGAGGCCTTCGAGCCCGCCACCCGGCGGCTCGCCCTGACCGGTACGCCCTTCCGGTCCGACACCAACCCGATCCCCTTCGTCACGTACGAGGAGGGGAACGACGGGATCCGGCGGTCCTCGGCCGACTACACCTACGGCTACGGGAACGCCCTCGGCGACGGGGTCGTGCGGCCGGTCATCTTCCTCAGCTACAGCGGCAACATGCGCTGGCGCACCAAGGCCGGTGACGAGGTCGCCGCCCGGCTCGGCGAGCCGATGACCAAGGACGCCGTCTCCCAGGCCTGGCGCACCGCCCTCGACCCGCGCGGCGACTGGATGCCCAACGTGCTGCGCGCCGCCGACCAGCGGCTCACCGAGGTCCGGAAGTCCATTCCGGACGCCGGTGGGCTCGTCATCGCGAGCGATCAGGACTCGGCGCGTTCCTACGCCAAACTGATCCGGGAGATCACCGGGACCAAGGCGACCGTGGTGCTCTCGGACGACGCCGGCGCCTCCGGCCGCATCGACGAGTACAGCGAGAACACCTCCCGGTGGATGGTCGCCGTCCGGATGGTGTCCGAGGGCGTCGACGTGCCGCGGCTCGCCGTCGGCGTGTACGCGACGACCATCTCGACGCCGCTGTTCTTCGCGCAGGCCGTCGGGCGTTTCGTGCGATCCCGCAGGCGCGGCGAGACGGCGTCCGTGTTCCTTCCCACCATCCCCAGCCTCCTCGGCTTCGCCACCGAGATGGAGGTCGAGCGCGACCACGTCCTCGACCGGCCCAAGAAGGAGGGCGAGGAGGACCCGTACGCCGAGTCCGAGAAGGAGCTCGCCGAGGCGGAGAAGCAGCAGGACGAGGACACCGGCGAGCAGGACATGCTGCCCTTCGAGGCGCTCGAGTCCGACGCCGTCTTCGACCGGGTGCTCTACAACGCGGCCGAGTTCGGCATGCAGGCCCACCCGGGCAGCGAGGAGGAGCAGGACTACCTCGGCATCCCCGGGCTGCTGGAGCCGGACCAGGTGCAGCTGCTCCTGCAGAAGCGGCAGGCCCGGCAGATCGCGCACAGCCGCAAGAAGCCGGACACCGAGGCCGACCTGCTGGAGCTGCCCGCCGAGCGGCGGCCCGTGGTTTCCCACAAGGAGCTCCTTGAGCTGAGGAAACAGCTCAACACGATGGTCGGCGCGTACGTTCACCAGAGCGGCAAGCCGCACGGTGTCATCCACACCGAGCTGCGCCGGGTGTGCGGCGGCCCGCCGAGCGCCGAGGCCACCGCCGGGCAGATCCGCGAGCGGATCAAGAAGGTGCAGGAGTGGGCCACCCGGATGCGGTGA
- a CDS encoding MFS transporter yields the protein MSVLEPSDTAAPPAAAAEPSTGGGGVLGREHRALSIGIVSVVLLIAFEATAVGTAMPVAARELGGVSLYAFAFSAYFTTSLFAMVFSGQWSDRSGPLAPLTAGMSAFAAGLLLSGTAGTMWLFILGRAVQGLGGGLVIVALYVVISRAYAEHLRPAIMAAFAAGWVVPSVVGPLASGTITEHLGWRWVFVGIPALVVFPLALALPAIRRTASGPADPHAPLPPYDRRRIRLALGISVGAALLQYAGQELRWLSLVPAVAGAALLVPAVRGLLPHGTYRAARGLPSVVLLRGIAAGAFIAAESFVPLMLVTERGLSPTLAGLSLAVGGLTWALGSYVQSRPWTEPYRERLMVAGMVLVALAIAAAPSVLIEAVPAWVVAVAWAFGCFGMGIVIALTSVLLLKLSAPEEAGANSAALQISDGLSNVLLLAAGGAAFAALGGGAVGHAAAGAGDGSHPVAFVVVFLPMAVVAAVGAWVATRLGVRGASGARG from the coding sequence ATGAGCGTCCTCGAACCCAGCGACACCGCCGCGCCTCCCGCCGCCGCAGCAGAGCCTTCCACCGGCGGCGGAGGCGTGCTCGGCCGCGAGCACCGGGCGCTCAGCATCGGCATCGTGTCCGTGGTCCTGCTCATCGCCTTCGAGGCCACCGCCGTCGGCACCGCGATGCCGGTCGCCGCGCGCGAGCTCGGCGGGGTCTCGCTGTACGCCTTCGCCTTCTCCGCGTACTTCACCACCAGCCTCTTCGCCATGGTCTTCTCCGGGCAGTGGTCCGACCGCAGCGGGCCGCTCGCGCCGCTCACCGCCGGCATGAGCGCCTTCGCCGCGGGGCTGCTGCTCTCCGGCACGGCCGGGACGATGTGGCTGTTCATCCTCGGGCGGGCCGTCCAGGGGCTCGGCGGCGGGCTCGTGATCGTCGCCCTGTACGTGGTGATCAGCCGGGCCTACGCGGAGCACCTCCGGCCCGCGATCATGGCCGCCTTCGCCGCCGGGTGGGTCGTGCCGTCCGTCGTCGGGCCGCTCGCCTCCGGGACGATCACCGAGCACCTGGGGTGGCGGTGGGTGTTCGTGGGGATACCCGCTCTCGTCGTCTTCCCGCTCGCCCTCGCGCTTCCCGCGATACGCCGGACGGCCTCCGGGCCCGCCGACCCGCACGCCCCGCTCCCGCCGTACGACCGGCGGCGGATCCGGCTCGCCCTCGGGATCTCCGTCGGTGCGGCGCTGCTCCAGTACGCCGGGCAGGAGCTGCGCTGGCTCTCCCTCGTCCCGGCCGTCGCCGGCGCCGCGCTGCTCGTGCCCGCCGTGCGCGGGCTGCTGCCGCACGGAACGTACCGGGCGGCCCGCGGGCTGCCCTCGGTGGTGCTGCTGCGCGGGATCGCCGCGGGTGCGTTCATCGCGGCCGAGTCCTTCGTGCCGCTGATGCTGGTCACCGAGCGGGGGCTGAGCCCGACGCTCGCCGGGCTCTCGCTCGCCGTCGGCGGGCTGACCTGGGCGCTCGGCTCCTACGTCCAGTCGCGGCCCTGGACGGAGCCGTACCGCGAGCGGCTCATGGTCGCCGGCATGGTGCTGGTGGCGCTCGCCATCGCCGCGGCGCCGAGCGTCCTGATCGAGGCCGTGCCGGCGTGGGTGGTCGCGGTGGCCTGGGCCTTCGGGTGCTTCGGCATGGGCATCGTCATCGCCCTGACCAGCGTGCTGCTGCTCAAGCTGTCGGCCCCGGAGGAGGCGGGCGCGAACTCCGCCGCCCTGCAGATCTCCGACGGGCTCTCGAACGTGCTGCTGCTCGCGGCCGGCGGGGCGGCGTTCGCCGCGCTCGGCGGCGGGGCGGTGGGGCATGCGGCCGCCGGTGCGGGTGACGGGTCCCACCCCGTGGCCTTCGTCGTGGTCTTCCTGCCCATGGCCGTCGTGGCGGCGGTGGGGGCGTGGGTCGCCACGCGGCTGGGGGTGCGGGGGGCCTCCGGCGCGCGGGGGTAG